A single genomic interval of Litoreibacter ponti harbors:
- a CDS encoding DUF1737 domain-containing protein translates to MKIYRLLTEEDTSAFCHKVSEALSKRWELYGDPTYAFDHANGIMRCAQAVTKEIDGDYHPDMKLGQQ, encoded by the coding sequence ATGAAGATCTACCGCCTGCTGACCGAGGAAGACACCTCGGCCTTTTGCCACAAGGTGTCCGAGGCCCTGTCCAAGAGGTGGGAGCTTTATGGCGACCCGACCTACGCCTTTGATCACGCCAACGGGATCATGCGCTGCGCGCAGGCAGTGACCAAGGAGATCGACGGGGACTACCACCCCGACATGAAGCTGGGGCAGCAATAA